One window of the Brevibacterium limosum genome contains the following:
- a CDS encoding ABC transporter ATP-binding protein: MTRILDVDNLVKGFSLSGGMRVHAVEDVSFHVNSAETFALVGESGCGKTTLANLAMRLQKPDSGTIKLLDTDITELRTKELRPHRRHLQMIFQDPFASLNPRKTVGKIVGDPLRLNRAASNSHADDRVAELFELVGLSADDMRKYPHQFSGGQRQRICIARALTLNPSLIVADEAVSALDVSVRATVLNLMIELQQEFELSYLFVSHDLAVVERIAHRVAVMYLGQIVEMGPRRQVFENPQHSYTQRLMDAAPIADPGQRRERALIAGEIPSPVWPEDQGPEKVTLQDLGGGHFVATE, from the coding sequence ATGACGAGAATTCTCGATGTCGACAATCTGGTCAAGGGTTTCTCGCTCTCCGGTGGTATGCGGGTCCATGCTGTCGAAGACGTCAGCTTTCACGTCAACAGCGCCGAGACCTTCGCGCTCGTCGGTGAGAGCGGCTGCGGCAAGACCACATTGGCGAACCTGGCCATGCGACTGCAGAAGCCCGACAGTGGAACGATCAAGCTGCTCGACACCGATATCACCGAGCTGAGGACGAAGGAGCTCCGGCCGCACCGCCGCCATCTGCAGATGATCTTCCAAGACCCCTTCGCCAGTCTCAATCCGCGCAAGACCGTGGGCAAGATCGTCGGCGATCCGCTGCGCCTGAACCGGGCCGCGTCGAACAGTCATGCCGATGACCGTGTCGCCGAGCTGTTCGAACTCGTCGGGCTCAGTGCCGATGACATGCGGAAGTACCCGCACCAGTTCTCCGGCGGACAGCGGCAGCGCATCTGCATCGCTCGCGCGCTCACGCTCAACCCCAGTCTCATCGTGGCGGATGAAGCCGTGTCAGCGTTGGACGTCTCCGTCCGTGCCACAGTCCTCAACCTCATGATCGAGTTGCAGCAGGAGTTCGAACTGTCCTATCTCTTCGTCAGCCACGACCTGGCCGTCGTCGAACGCATCGCCCACCGCGTCGCCGTCATGTATCTGGGCCAGATCGTCGAAATGGGACCTCGCCGGCAGGTGTTCGAGAACCCGCAGCACTCCTACACTCAGCGACTCATGGATGCCGCACCGATCGCCGATCCCGGTCAGCGGCGCGAACGGGCTCTCATCGCCGGAGAGATCCCCAGCCCTGTTTGGCCTGAGGATCAAGGACCCGAAAAGGTGACACTTCAGGATCTGGGAGGCGGCCACTTCGTGGCAACCGAATAG